One genomic window of Aliiroseovarius sp. M344 includes the following:
- a CDS encoding tetratricopeptide repeat protein — MIAASCLSGFVPEVARADAAAGAYLAARQADLSGDFAKVVEYGTRALIENPDRTDILEGLVVAHTALGEVDKALPIAQRLASVSPDNQLAGLVLLGDALAKENWDEATALLDSGVSIAGMVDQMIIAWASLGQGRMSQALEVFDELSKDENSRAFAQFQKALALAHVGDFEGAANIFSGAEGDLHLNRGGILAYAEVLSQLDRHDDALELLNANDTGRVDPEVSDFVAKLEAGEVLPFTGIVSPNDGIAELLFAVSESRSADADPTIALIFSRLAEHLNPDNAATILLSARLLERMERHGLAVEAYGRVPDDSLLYQEAALGRTDVLRRSEKFEEAIAELSALADAFPDTLRFRVALGDTLMQQNRFEDARAAYDLAIEAFSEDLPGQWATYFQRAIALTKIDEWPAAESDFRKALELSPEEPNVLNYLGYTYVERRENLDEALNMIERAVAARPDSGYIVDSLGWVQFRLGRYDDAVQNMERAVELMPVDPILNDHLGDTYWAVGRKREARFQWSRALSFVTDDTDLEELKPDRVRRKLEVGLDVVLEEEGADPLTKSE, encoded by the coding sequence ATGATCGCGGCCTCGTGCCTTTCCGGTTTCGTCCCAGAGGTTGCGCGAGCTGATGCGGCAGCGGGGGCCTATCTTGCAGCGCGTCAGGCGGATCTGTCCGGCGATTTCGCCAAGGTCGTCGAATATGGAACGCGGGCCCTGATCGAGAACCCAGACCGCACCGACATTCTGGAAGGTTTGGTTGTCGCACATACCGCATTGGGTGAGGTCGACAAGGCCCTGCCGATTGCACAGCGCTTGGCGTCGGTCAGCCCCGACAACCAACTGGCAGGCCTTGTTCTTCTGGGCGACGCCTTGGCCAAGGAAAACTGGGACGAAGCAACCGCGCTGTTGGACAGTGGCGTCTCGATCGCGGGGATGGTTGACCAAATGATCATCGCCTGGGCCAGCTTGGGCCAAGGCCGCATGTCGCAGGCGCTTGAGGTGTTCGACGAGTTATCGAAGGACGAAAACAGCCGTGCCTTTGCGCAGTTCCAAAAGGCGCTGGCACTGGCACATGTCGGCGATTTCGAGGGTGCCGCAAACATCTTCAGCGGCGCCGAAGGTGACCTGCACCTGAACCGCGGCGGTATTTTGGCCTATGCAGAGGTGCTGAGCCAACTTGACCGCCACGATGACGCCTTAGAACTTTTGAACGCCAACGACACTGGTCGGGTCGACCCGGAAGTCAGCGACTTTGTTGCCAAGCTTGAAGCGGGCGAAGTTTTGCCCTTCACCGGCATTGTTTCGCCCAATGACGGTATTGCCGAACTTCTGTTCGCCGTCTCTGAAAGCCGAAGCGCAGATGCGGACCCAACAATCGCGCTTATCTTCAGTCGGCTTGCCGAACATTTGAACCCCGACAACGCCGCGACAATTCTGTTGTCCGCGCGCCTGCTTGAACGGATGGAACGCCACGGCCTTGCGGTTGAAGCTTATGGGCGCGTACCGGACGACAGCCTGCTGTATCAAGAGGCCGCATTGGGGCGCACAGATGTATTGCGCCGGTCCGAAAAGTTTGAAGAGGCGATTGCAGAACTCAGCGCGCTGGCCGATGCCTTCCCGGACACACTTCGGTTTCGGGTCGCGCTTGGCGATACGTTGATGCAGCAGAACCGCTTCGAAGACGCCCGTGCAGCTTATGACCTTGCGATCGAGGCATTTTCCGAGGACTTGCCGGGGCAATGGGCCACCTATTTCCAACGTGCCATCGCGTTGACGAAAATCGATGAATGGCCCGCCGCAGAGTCCGATTTCCGTAAAGCGCTGGAACTCAGCCCCGAAGAACCAAACGTGTTGAACTATCTCGGCTATACCTATGTCGAACGTCGGGAAAATCTGGATGAAGCGCTGAACATGATCGAACGCGCAGTCGCGGCGCGGCCTGACAGCGGCTACATCGTCGACAGCCTGGGGTGGGTGCAATTCCGGCTGGGGCGCTATGATGATGCGGTTCAGAACATGGAACGGGCGGTCGAACTGATGCCGGTCGATCCGATCTTAAACGACCATCTGGGCGACACCTATTGGGCCGTTGGACGCAAGCGCGAGGCCAGGTTCCAATGGAGCCGCGCCCTGAGCTTTGTCACAGACGATACCGATCTTGAGGAATTGAAGCCGGATCGCGTTCGCCGCAAGCTTGAGGTCGGACTGGATGTCGTTCTGGAAGAGGAAGGGGCCGACCCTCTTACCAAGTCCGAATGA
- a CDS encoding 4-(cytidine 5'-diphospho)-2-C-methyl-D-erythritol kinase — MCKVFAPAKVNVTLHVTGQRKDGYHLLDSLVMFADVGDRVTVRPAATPKFEVTGPRAENVPTDNTNLVVRAAALFNEPVHIVLSKHLPASAGIGGGSSDAAATVLALAEVTGTTRLPEGVTELGADVRVCLLRQAARMRGIGEDVIPCPGLPPLFAVLANPGVEVPTPVVFKALPNKTNPPMPKRVPQGLKTRAFIDWLAAQRNDLEAPAIAQAAIIEEVLATLKAQPDARLARMSGSGATCFALFETEQAAQNAARLLSDQQPDWWVEPTRLS, encoded by the coding sequence ATCTGTAAAGTTTTTGCGCCGGCAAAAGTGAATGTGACGTTGCATGTGACCGGTCAGCGCAAAGATGGCTATCATCTGCTCGATAGTCTGGTGATGTTTGCCGATGTGGGCGACCGCGTGACCGTAAGGCCGGCCGCAACGCCGAAATTCGAAGTCACCGGCCCGCGCGCTGAAAATGTCCCAACGGACAACACAAATCTTGTGGTTCGCGCCGCCGCTCTTTTCAATGAACCTGTGCATATTGTGCTGTCCAAGCACCTGCCCGCCTCGGCTGGGATTGGCGGGGGCAGTTCGGATGCGGCCGCCACGGTTCTGGCTTTGGCCGAAGTCACTGGCACCACCCGCTTGCCTGAGGGTGTGACCGAACTGGGCGCTGATGTGCGTGTCTGTCTGCTTCGGCAAGCTGCGCGGATGCGCGGCATTGGGGAAGATGTCATCCCCTGTCCCGGCCTGCCGCCGCTGTTTGCCGTGCTTGCGAACCCAGGCGTAGAAGTTCCAACACCTGTCGTGTTCAAGGCGCTGCCCAACAAAACCAACCCGCCGATGCCCAAACGAGTGCCGCAAGGCCTTAAGACACGGGCCTTCATCGACTGGTTGGCTGCTCAGCGCAATGATCTGGAAGCACCGGCTATAGCGCAAGCAGCGATCATTGAAGAGGTGCTCGCTACCTTGAAAGCCCAGCCGGATGCCCGGCTTGCCCGGATGTCTGGATCAGGGGCGACGTGCTTTGCGTTGTTTGAAACAGAACAGGCCGCGCAGAACGCGGCCCGATTGTTGTCCGATCAGCAGCCTGACTGGTGGGTGGAGCCCACGCGCCTTAGCTGA
- a CDS encoding polyprenyl synthetase family protein: MLIEAAHKPRERLGAHLADEMAAVNDLIGQRMASKNAPRIPEVTAHLVDAGGKRLRPMLTLAAAKLCGYDGPYHIHLAATVEFIHTATLLHDDVVDESGQRRGRPTANLLWDNKSSVLVGDYLFSRSFQLMVETGNLRVLDILANASATIAEGEVLQLTAAQDLATDEAVYLQVVRGKTAALFSAATEVGGVIAGADEAQVQALFEYGDALGVSFQIVDDLLDFTGGDAIGKNIGDDFRERKLTLPLIKAVAKADDEERAFWSRTIEKGRQHDGDLDFALGLLKKHGALDDTRSDAMVWADKAKAALTVLPDDPIRDMLHDIADFVVARIS, from the coding sequence ATGCTGATCGAAGCAGCACATAAACCACGCGAACGTTTGGGTGCACATCTTGCGGACGAGATGGCGGCTGTGAACGACCTGATTGGCCAGCGTATGGCCTCAAAAAATGCACCACGCATCCCAGAGGTCACCGCCCATCTGGTTGATGCTGGCGGCAAACGCCTGCGCCCGATGCTGACCTTGGCGGCCGCGAAACTTTGCGGATACGATGGGCCTTACCATATCCATCTGGCGGCAACGGTTGAGTTCATCCATACCGCCACGCTGTTGCATGATGATGTTGTCGATGAAAGCGGTCAGCGACGCGGTCGTCCGACGGCAAACCTTTTATGGGACAACAAATCCAGCGTTCTGGTTGGCGATTACCTTTTTTCGCGCAGCTTTCAACTGATGGTCGAAACCGGCAATCTGCGGGTTCTTGATATTCTGGCCAATGCCTCGGCGACGATTGCTGAGGGGGAAGTGCTGCAACTGACCGCGGCGCAGGATTTGGCGACTGACGAAGCGGTATACCTGCAAGTGGTACGCGGCAAGACGGCGGCTTTGTTTTCCGCTGCGACCGAAGTGGGTGGCGTGATTGCGGGTGCTGATGAAGCACAAGTCCAGGCGCTTTTTGAGTACGGCGATGCGCTGGGCGTATCATTTCAGATCGTTGACGACCTGTTGGACTTCACCGGTGGTGATGCCATTGGCAAAAACATCGGAGACGATTTTCGTGAACGCAAACTGACGCTGCCTCTGATCAAGGCCGTGGCCAAAGCCGACGATGAAGAACGCGCTTTCTGGTCGCGCACGATTGAAAAAGGCCGCCAGCATGACGGTGATCTTGATTTTGCGCTGGGTCTGTTGAAAAAACATGGCGCGCTTGATGACACGCGGTCGGACGCCATGGTTTGGGCGGACAAGGCAAAAGCAGCTCTGACGGTGCTGCCCGATGACCCGATCCGCGACATGTTGCATGATATTGCCGACTTCGTCGTGGCGCGGATCAGCTAA
- a CDS encoding DUF2007 domain-containing protein — MKELLRTTDPTLIPFVTALLDGEDINCFAMDVHMSALEGSIGILPRRLMVLEKDLFLARAILRDNGVDYEG, encoded by the coding sequence ATGAAAGAGCTTCTTCGGACAACAGACCCAACTTTGATCCCATTCGTCACAGCCCTTCTTGATGGCGAGGATATAAACTGCTTTGCGATGGACGTCCATATGAGCGCGCTGGAAGGTTCTATCGGAATTTTGCCCCGCCGCCTGATGGTGCTTGAGAAGGATTTGTTTCTGGCCCGCGCAATTTTGCGCGACAATGGCGTGGACTACGAAGGCTAA
- a CDS encoding tRNA1(Val) (adenine(37)-N6)-methyltransferase, producing the protein MTQAAPELTKDAFLGGQLTLAQPMNGYRAGVDPVILAASVNASPGQSVLELGCGAGAASLCLGQRIKGLRLAGLERQPDYADLARRNAAHNKIPLTVHTGDLASMPAALRDEVFDHVIMNPPYFRRDRGTASPDAGREGALGEDTPLVIWLDQATRRIVPGGYLTLIQNAERLPEVLTAMDHRLGAAVVKPLCPRVGRPASLVIVQARKGARGAFRLSAPLILHEGIKHETDRDHYTPEVSAILRTGAELSLA; encoded by the coding sequence ATGACACAGGCAGCCCCCGAATTGACGAAAGATGCCTTTCTGGGCGGCCAGTTAACGCTGGCGCAACCGATGAATGGCTACCGTGCGGGTGTCGACCCGGTTATTCTGGCTGCATCGGTCAATGCCTCTCCCGGACAATCGGTTCTTGAACTGGGATGCGGGGCGGGGGCCGCGTCACTTTGCCTTGGGCAACGCATCAAAGGTCTGCGGCTGGCTGGGCTGGAACGGCAGCCGGATTATGCGGATTTGGCCCGTCGAAATGCAGCGCATAATAAGATTCCCCTGACCGTGCACACTGGCGATCTGGCAAGCATGCCCGCCGCCCTGCGTGACGAAGTGTTCGACCATGTCATCATGAACCCCCCCTATTTTCGACGCGACAGAGGCACCGCATCCCCAGATGCTGGGCGCGAAGGTGCCTTGGGCGAAGATACGCCGCTGGTCATCTGGCTTGATCAGGCGACGCGTCGGATTGTCCCCGGTGGGTACCTGACACTGATCCAAAACGCCGAGCGGTTGCCGGAAGTGTTGACGGCGATGGATCACCGGTTGGGCGCAGCGGTGGTGAAGCCACTTTGCCCTCGTGTCGGACGACCTGCATCGCTGGTTATCGTACAAGCGCGCAAGGGGGCACGAGGGGCCTTCAGACTGTCAGCTCCCCTGATCCTGCATGAAGGCATCAAGCACGAAACCGACCGCGACCATTACACGCCCGAGGTCTCGGCGATACTGCGAACCGGCGCTGAGTTGTCGTTGGCCTAG
- a CDS encoding DUF465 domain-containing protein produces MSMSSHLEELRRKHEVLSDKVEAIQRAPGSSDHEISELKKQKLLLKEEIERLATA; encoded by the coding sequence ATGAGCATGAGTTCGCATCTTGAAGAGCTGCGGAGAAAACACGAGGTTCTCTCTGACAAGGTCGAGGCGATCCAACGGGCGCCCGGCAGCAGCGACCACGAGATTTCTGAGCTGAAGAAGCAGAAACTCCTGCTCAAGGAAGAAATTGAGCGTCTCGCAACCGCCTAA
- a CDS encoding DMT family transporter, with amino-acid sequence MNRNRATLTGFLAVLLWSLLALFTVGSAPVPPFQLAALTFLIGGGLGLVWIAITGDLRRLTHVGWRVYAFGTLGLFGYHALYFSALRMAPAAEAGLIAYLWPLLIVLFSGLLPGERLKPLHIVGAIVSFAGAAIIVLGSSTGMSADALPGYGLAFLCALTWSGYSVLSRKLGNTPTASVVVFCLLTAGLAACAHLIWEETAWPVGAIGWAAVLGLGLGPVGLAFYVWDIGVKRGDIQLLGVASYGAPLLSTLVLILAGVAEPRVSLILAGVLITVGAAMAARASSAQSAGN; translated from the coding sequence ATGAACCGAAATCGAGCGACGCTGACAGGATTTCTTGCCGTCCTGCTTTGGTCACTGCTGGCCTTGTTCACAGTCGGATCTGCACCTGTACCGCCTTTCCAGCTAGCGGCGTTGACATTCCTGATTGGCGGCGGCCTTGGATTGGTCTGGATCGCAATAACAGGAGATCTGCGCCGCCTTACCCATGTCGGCTGGCGCGTGTACGCCTTCGGCACCCTTGGCTTGTTCGGCTATCACGCACTGTATTTCTCAGCCCTGCGCATGGCGCCAGCTGCCGAGGCGGGATTGATCGCATACCTTTGGCCACTCTTGATCGTTTTGTTCTCGGGCCTGTTGCCGGGTGAGCGGCTAAAACCCCTGCATATCGTCGGTGCGATAGTGTCGTTTGCTGGCGCGGCAATCATCGTCTTGGGTAGCTCGACCGGGATGAGCGCCGACGCGCTGCCCGGTTATGGGCTGGCTTTCCTATGCGCACTGACGTGGTCGGGGTATTCGGTTTTGTCGCGCAAGTTAGGGAATACGCCGACGGCCTCGGTCGTCGTTTTTTGCCTTTTGACAGCGGGGCTCGCTGCCTGCGCACATCTGATATGGGAAGAAACAGCTTGGCCGGTTGGTGCAATAGGCTGGGCCGCCGTTCTTGGTCTTGGGCTGGGTCCAGTCGGACTTGCGTTTTATGTGTGGGACATTGGGGTGAAGCGGGGCGATATCCAGCTTTTGGGCGTCGCCAGTTATGGCGCGCCGCTTTTGTCGACACTGGTCTTGATCCTTGCAGGTGTGGCAGAGCCACGCGTGTCACTGATCCTTGCCGGTGTTCTGATCACGGTTGGCGCGGCGATGGCCGCGCGGGCCAGTTCGGCACAAAGCGCAGGCAACTGA
- the phbB gene encoding acetoacetyl-CoA reductase: MARVALVTGGSRGIGAAISKALKAEGYNVAATYAGNDEKAAAFTKETGIKTYKWNVGDYEASKNGLAQVEADVGPIDVVVANAGITRDAPFHKMTPEQWQEVIDTNLTGVFNTVHPIWPGMRERKFGRIIVISSVNGQKGQFAQVNYAATKAGDLGIVKSLAQEGARAGITANAICPGYIATEMVMAVPEKVRESIIAGIPAGRLGEPEEIARCVTFLASDDAQFINGSTISANGAQFFS; encoded by the coding sequence ATGGCTCGAGTTGCACTAGTCACCGGGGGATCGCGCGGCATTGGCGCGGCGATTTCAAAAGCCCTTAAAGCAGAAGGCTACAACGTAGCCGCCACTTATGCGGGCAATGACGAGAAGGCTGCGGCCTTTACGAAAGAGACCGGCATCAAGACATACAAATGGAACGTTGGCGACTACGAGGCATCGAAAAACGGGCTGGCGCAAGTCGAAGCCGACGTTGGGCCGATTGATGTTGTGGTCGCAAATGCTGGCATCACACGGGACGCTCCGTTTCACAAGATGACGCCAGAGCAATGGCAAGAGGTGATCGACACCAACCTGACCGGCGTGTTCAACACCGTTCACCCGATCTGGCCCGGCATGCGGGAACGCAAATTCGGACGGATCATTGTCATCAGTTCCGTCAACGGTCAGAAAGGTCAGTTTGCTCAGGTCAATTATGCAGCGACCAAAGCTGGCGATCTGGGGATCGTGAAGTCACTGGCGCAAGAGGGCGCGCGCGCTGGCATTACCGCAAACGCAATTTGCCCAGGCTATATCGCTACCGAAATGGTTATGGCAGTGCCCGAGAAGGTTCGCGAGTCGATCATCGCAGGTATTCCAGCGGGCCGGCTTGGTGAACCTGAAGAAATTGCACGTTGCGTGACTTTCTTGGCATCGGATGACGCGCAGTTCATCAATGGCTCGACCATCTCAGCCAATGGCGCGCAGTTCTTTTCCTGA
- a CDS encoding acetyl-CoA C-acetyltransferase: protein MTNVVIVSAARTAVGSFSGSFANTPAHDLGAAVLEAVVARAGVDKGEVDETILGQVLQAGQGQNPARQAHINAGFPKESSAWSINQVCGSGLRTVALGAQHVMLGDSAIVAAGGQESMSLSTHVAHLRAGHKMGDMKFIDSMIKDGLWDAFNGYHMGQTAENVAQQWQITRDMQDEFAVASQNKAEAAQKAGKFADEIVPFVVKTRKGDIVVDQDEYIRHGATMEAMQKLRPAFTKDGSVTAANASGINDGAAAVLLMSAEEAEKRGLEPLARIASYATAGLDPSIMGVGPIHASKKALAKAGWKAQDLDLVEANEAFAAQACAVNKDMEWDNAIVNVNGGAIAIGHPIGASGCRILNTLLFEMKRRDAKKGLATLCIGGGMGVAMCLERP, encoded by the coding sequence ATGACCAACGTTGTAATCGTATCCGCCGCGCGGACTGCTGTCGGCAGCTTCTCGGGCTCTTTTGCCAACACGCCCGCTCACGATTTGGGGGCCGCTGTGCTTGAGGCCGTAGTCGCCCGCGCTGGTGTCGACAAAGGCGAGGTCGATGAAACCATTCTTGGGCAGGTTCTTCAGGCCGGTCAGGGCCAGAACCCCGCGCGCCAGGCGCATATCAATGCGGGCTTCCCCAAAGAAAGCTCTGCCTGGAGCATCAACCAGGTTTGTGGGTCGGGTTTGCGCACCGTCGCCCTTGGCGCCCAGCATGTGATGCTTGGCGACTCGGCGATTGTCGCCGCGGGCGGTCAGGAAAGCATGTCGCTCAGCACCCATGTCGCGCATCTGCGCGCGGGTCACAAAATGGGTGACATGAAGTTCATCGACTCGATGATCAAGGACGGCCTGTGGGATGCCTTCAATGGCTACCACATGGGGCAAACCGCCGAGAACGTCGCCCAGCAATGGCAAATCACCCGCGACATGCAGGACGAATTCGCTGTCGCCTCGCAAAACAAGGCAGAAGCGGCTCAGAAAGCCGGGAAATTCGCCGATGAAATCGTTCCGTTTGTTGTGAAGACCCGCAAGGGCGATATCGTCGTCGATCAAGACGAATACATCCGCCATGGCGCGACGATGGAAGCGATGCAAAAACTGCGTCCGGCCTTTACTAAAGACGGATCTGTGACCGCGGCCAACGCGTCGGGCATCAATGACGGCGCTGCCGCCGTATTACTGATGTCTGCAGAGGAAGCCGAGAAGCGCGGACTGGAACCGCTGGCGCGCATCGCGTCTTATGCCACCGCTGGGCTGGACCCGTCGATCATGGGTGTCGGACCGATCCACGCCTCGAAAAAGGCGCTGGCAAAAGCGGGCTGGAAAGCACAGGATCTTGATCTAGTGGAAGCCAACGAAGCCTTCGCCGCACAGGCCTGCGCTGTGAACAAAGACATGGAATGGGATAATGCCATCGTGAACGTGAATGGTGGCGCGATCGCAATTGGCCATCCCATCGGGGCTTCGGGCTGCCGTATTCTGAATACGCTTTTGTTCGAGATGAAGCGCCGCGATGCGAAGAAGGGTCTGGCAACACTTTGCATCGGCGGCGGCATGGGCGTGGCAATGTGCCTTGAGCGCCCATAA
- a CDS encoding EAL domain-containing protein encodes MLQNFKRVDAPQSAPISTAPMSDPLSVAVDLRDHEALDLVRHALRHKQVKLAYQPVVQTANPDQMAFYEGLLRVHDSSGRVIPAKSFIDAVEDTEMGRILDALALEKGLEVLAAEPGLRLAINMSARSIAYPGWKQVLDRGLQDNPTVGERLILEITERTAITMPDLVQVFMAELQQKGISFALDDFGAGFTSFRYLRDFYFDILKIDGEFIRGIHQNADNQILTEAMLSLARHFDMFTVAESVESHLDAAYLASIGVDCMQGFYFGAPTINPYWQRAP; translated from the coding sequence ATGCTGCAAAACTTCAAACGGGTCGATGCGCCGCAATCCGCCCCAATAAGCACCGCCCCGATGAGCGATCCACTGTCCGTCGCTGTTGATCTGCGCGATCATGAGGCGCTGGATCTGGTGCGCCATGCGTTACGCCACAAACAGGTGAAACTGGCCTATCAACCGGTCGTGCAGACCGCCAATCCTGATCAAATGGCATTTTATGAAGGTCTGTTGCGGGTGCATGATTCATCGGGCCGGGTGATTCCCGCCAAAAGTTTTATTGATGCCGTCGAAGACACCGAAATGGGGCGTATACTTGATGCGCTTGCTTTGGAAAAAGGGCTGGAGGTGTTGGCGGCTGAACCGGGGTTGCGGTTGGCGATCAACATGTCGGCCCGCTCGATCGCCTATCCGGGTTGGAAGCAGGTCTTGGATCGTGGGCTGCAAGATAACCCGACGGTGGGCGAACGGCTGATTCTGGAAATCACCGAACGTACGGCCATCACGATGCCAGATCTGGTGCAAGTTTTCATGGCTGAACTGCAGCAAAAGGGGATCAGCTTCGCGCTGGACGATTTTGGAGCGGGGTTCACTTCCTTTCGTTATCTCAGGGACTTCTACTTTGATATCCTGAAGATCGACGGCGAGTTCATCCGCGGTATCCACCAAAATGCCGACAACCAGATATTGACCGAAGCGATGCTGTCCCTCGCCCGACATTTTGACATGTTCACCGTTGCGGAAAGTGTCGAAAGCCATCTGGATGCGGCCTATCTTGCCTCGATTGGCGTGGACTGCATGCAGGGATTTTATTTTGGGGCGCCAACGATAAATCCCTATTGGCAGCGAGCGCCCTGA
- a CDS encoding DNA-3-methyladenine glycosylase I — protein sequence MTQRCAWCGEDPFYVAYHDTEWGVPEYDGRALWEKLILDGFQAGLSWITILRKRDAFRAAFEGFDPAVIAKWGEDDVSRLLGNAGIIRHRGKIEATIGNARAYLDLGGSQAFSDWIWGYVDGVPQIGQFASLSDVPASTPLSVQISKDLKKAGFKFCGPTIVYAWLQACGLFNDHTTGCFRFDQVATEVPPASPGWERP from the coding sequence ATGACCCAACGCTGCGCTTGGTGCGGAGAAGACCCGTTTTATGTCGCCTATCACGACACCGAATGGGGTGTGCCAGAATATGATGGCCGCGCCTTATGGGAAAAACTGATCCTTGATGGGTTTCAGGCCGGGCTGAGCTGGATAACAATTCTGCGCAAGCGCGACGCCTTCCGTGCCGCGTTTGAGGGGTTCGACCCAGCGGTTATCGCCAAATGGGGCGAAGATGACGTTTCCCGGCTGTTGGGCAATGCGGGTATTATCCGGCATCGCGGAAAGATCGAGGCCACCATTGGCAACGCTCGGGCTTATCTGGATTTGGGCGGTTCGCAGGCCTTTTCTGACTGGATATGGGGCTATGTCGACGGCGTGCCGCAAATTGGGCAATTTGCAAGCCTTTCTGATGTCCCAGCCTCCACGCCGTTATCTGTGCAGATTTCGAAAGACCTGAAAAAGGCGGGCTTCAAGTTCTGTGGTCCAACCATCGTCTATGCATGGCTCCAAGCTTGCGGCCTATTCAATGACCACACCACTGGGTGCTTTCGATTTGATCAGGTTGCTACCGAAGTCCCGCCAGCAAGTCCCGGCTGGGAACGCCCGTAA
- a CDS encoding lytic murein transglycosylase — protein MAGLLLATSIAPKAALANAGFEAWRAGFRARAAANGLLADTLRALDEVEFLPRVVQTDKAPAETARSLGDYIAAAASPQRVKGGQVILSRYPTLLGRIEAEYDVPREIIVAIWGMESSFGAVRGSAPVLSTLASLAYEGRRRDLFEVELLAALKILESGDTSLSRLKGSYAGAMGHTQFMPSSFLRYAVDFNNDGRRDIWADDPTDALASTAAYLRAKGWQKDQPWAYEVRLPQGFDLARTGRVYAQRQKDWAQLGVTHASGEKLSGSDHGALILPAGPSGPVFMIFDNFHVLKTYNYADSYVIGVGHLSDRLAGRGAIRAKFPGDPWGMTTAERKELQKRLNDLGFKAGRPDGVIGEKGRAAIRSYQTARGVPVTGVPSRDLLAGLR, from the coding sequence GTGGCTGGGCTGCTCTTGGCCACAAGTATTGCACCCAAAGCTGCGCTGGCAAACGCCGGGTTTGAAGCTTGGCGCGCAGGTTTCCGCGCGCGCGCCGCTGCGAATGGATTGCTGGCGGATACGCTGCGCGCGTTGGATGAGGTCGAGTTTCTGCCGAGGGTGGTCCAGACTGACAAAGCGCCAGCTGAAACCGCAAGATCGCTTGGTGATTACATCGCCGCCGCGGCGTCCCCGCAACGGGTCAAAGGTGGGCAGGTGATCTTGTCGCGGTATCCAACACTTTTGGGCCGAATCGAAGCGGAATACGACGTACCGCGCGAAATTATCGTGGCAATCTGGGGCATGGAAAGCAGCTTTGGCGCTGTGCGTGGATCAGCCCCGGTGCTGTCGACGCTTGCGTCATTGGCATATGAAGGCCGCCGTCGTGACTTGTTCGAAGTCGAGCTTCTGGCCGCGCTGAAAATACTCGAGTCAGGTGACACTTCGCTTAGCAGGTTGAAGGGTTCTTATGCTGGGGCCATGGGGCACACGCAGTTTATGCCGAGTTCATTCCTGCGCTACGCGGTTGATTTCAACAATGACGGTCGTCGCGACATCTGGGCCGATGACCCCACGGATGCGCTGGCCTCGACGGCGGCGTATCTACGGGCCAAGGGGTGGCAGAAAGACCAGCCTTGGGCTTATGAAGTCCGGCTGCCGCAAGGGTTTGATCTTGCCCGCACCGGCCGTGTCTATGCGCAACGGCAAAAGGATTGGGCGCAGCTTGGCGTGACCCACGCATCAGGCGAAAAGCTCAGCGGGTCGGATCATGGCGCGCTGATTTTGCCTGCTGGCCCTTCGGGCCCCGTTTTCATGATTTTCGACAATTTTCATGTGCTGAAGACCTACAATTACGCCGACAGTTATGTCATCGGCGTTGGGCACCTTTCCGATCGGCTGGCTGGTCGCGGTGCCATTCGGGCAAAATTCCCGGGGGACCCTTGGGGCATGACTACTGCCGAGCGAAAAGAGCTGCAAAAACGGCTGAACGACTTGGGTTTCAAAGCCGGACGTCCCGATGGTGTCATCGGTGAAAAAGGGCGGGCGGCGATCAGGTCCTATCAAACCGCGCGCGGCGTCCCGGTTACGGGCGTTCCCAGCCGGGACTTGCTGGCGGGACTTCGGTAG